The Nostoc sp. 'Lobaria pulmonaria (5183) cyanobiont' genome window below encodes:
- a CDS encoding S8 family serine peptidase yields MVQVRYGGQNGQQYEFAISNEHVVVRTESRNTIVGARSFEVAPVSPIARNILNQFELKTRFRQAGVEILQAKVPNQGIALRDRAREILNNESEVQFAGRVLIDPVSQQPVVYTENLFVKFDSEEESRGCQEVLRRYNLIIKRQLEYARNAYFVSAPANTGIAVFDIAERLLNEESVELCHPELARESRQRQVFPQQWHLKQTTINGIIINAHANVEAAWKLSNGTGMIIAIIDDGVDLDHEEFRSSGKIVTPRDVTRKTNNPRPGNDNNHGTSCAGVACANGNFGASGVAPGAKLMPIRLDSALGLQDEADAFIWAAQNGADVISCSWGPADGTWFEPDDPVHKQKVPLPDSTRLAIDFAINKGRNGKGCVILFAAGNGNESVDNDGYASYQKVIAVAACNDYGTRSAYSDFGQAVWCAFPSNNGDSSQTTGIWTTDRSGVLGYNSGNRNLGEALGNYTNEFGGTSSSCPGAAGVAALILARNPNLRWDEVRDIFKRSCDRIDSSGGKYDANGRSPFYGYGRINALKAVELAKPAQTSPISIFQAVQDIPINDLQTSTLSVAIANTTLLKSIKVNVDIEHTYIGDLVVTLLPPVQIGILPIVLHDRQGGATDNIKTTYDEVNTLKLAAFKGKSPQGTWTLEVADKAEADTGKIRSLTIEIGF; encoded by the coding sequence ATGGTTCAGGTTCGCTATGGTGGACAGAACGGCCAACAGTATGAATTTGCTATCAGTAACGAACACGTTGTAGTGCGTACCGAAAGCCGTAACACTATTGTTGGTGCAAGATCCTTTGAAGTCGCACCTGTATCACCCATAGCTCGTAATATCCTCAATCAATTTGAGTTAAAAACACGGTTTCGGCAAGCGGGTGTAGAAATTTTGCAAGCAAAAGTTCCGAATCAGGGTATCGCTTTGCGCGATCGCGCTCGTGAAATTCTCAACAATGAGTCTGAAGTCCAATTTGCCGGACGTGTCCTCATCGATCCAGTATCCCAACAACCTGTAGTCTACACTGAAAACCTTTTTGTTAAATTTGATAGCGAAGAAGAGTCAAGGGGCTGCCAAGAGGTTTTAAGACGTTACAACTTAATAATTAAACGCCAACTTGAATACGCACGAAATGCTTATTTTGTCAGTGCGCCCGCAAATACTGGTATAGCGGTTTTTGACATCGCCGAGAGACTTTTAAATGAGGAATCAGTTGAACTGTGCCATCCTGAATTAGCGCGTGAGTCACGCCAACGTCAGGTTTTCCCGCAGCAGTGGCACTTAAAGCAAACAACAATTAACGGTATAATAATTAATGCCCATGCTAACGTTGAAGCCGCTTGGAAGTTGAGCAATGGCACCGGGATGATTATTGCAATTATCGACGATGGTGTGGATCTCGATCATGAAGAGTTCCGTTCCTCTGGCAAGATTGTTACCCCGCGTGATGTCACACGTAAAACGAACAATCCCAGACCGGGAAATGATAATAACCACGGTACATCCTGTGCAGGAGTAGCTTGTGCAAACGGTAATTTTGGGGCATCTGGTGTAGCACCGGGGGCAAAACTCATGCCGATTCGTTTAGATTCAGCGCTGGGGTTGCAGGATGAAGCAGATGCTTTTATTTGGGCGGCTCAAAATGGTGCTGATGTTATTTCTTGTAGTTGGGGCCCAGCAGACGGTACTTGGTTTGAGCCAGACGATCCTGTACACAAGCAAAAAGTACCTTTGCCTGATTCCACACGACTTGCTATAGATTTTGCAATCAATAAAGGACGCAATGGCAAGGGTTGTGTAATTTTATTCGCAGCTGGCAATGGTAACGAAAGCGTCGATAACGACGGCTACGCCAGCTACCAAAAGGTGATTGCAGTGGCAGCTTGTAACGACTACGGCACGAGAAGCGCTTACAGTGACTTTGGTCAGGCGGTTTGGTGCGCCTTCCCCAGCAACAATGGTGACAGTTCTCAAACCACTGGAATTTGGACAACCGATCGCTCTGGTGTACTTGGCTATAATTCGGGTAATCGAAATCTGGGTGAGGCTTTAGGCAACTATACAAACGAATTTGGCGGAACTTCTAGTTCCTGTCCAGGTGCAGCAGGTGTAGCCGCCTTGATTCTTGCCAGAAACCCAAATCTGCGTTGGGATGAAGTACGAGATATTTTTAAACGTTCCTGCGATCGCATTGATTCATCTGGAGGTAAATATGATGCCAATGGTCGCAGCCCTTTCTACGGTTACGGTCGAATCAATGCTCTCAAAGCTGTAGAATTGGCCAAACCAGCGCAAACATCGCCCATTAGTATTTTCCAGGCAGTGCAAGATATCCCAATAAACGACTTGCAAACATCAACATTGTCGGTGGCGATCGCTAATACCACCCTCCTAAAATCCATCAAAGTTAATGTAGATATCGAGCATACTTATATTGGGGATCTTGTCGTTACTCTTCTTCCCCCAGTGCAAATAGGCATACTTCCCATAGTTCTGCACGATCGCCAGGGCGGAGCTACAGATAATATTAAAACAACTTATGACGAGGTAAACACCCTTAAACTTGCTGCTTTTAAAGGTAAAAGTCCCCAAGGAACCTGGACTCTGGAAGTTGCAGATAAAGCTGAGGCAGATACAGGAAAGATTCGCAGTTTGACCATTGAAATTGGATTTTAA